A stretch of Girardinichthys multiradiatus isolate DD_20200921_A chromosome 20, DD_fGirMul_XY1, whole genome shotgun sequence DNA encodes these proteins:
- the ap5b1 gene encoding AP-5 complex subunit beta-1: protein MASKWTERISAFCCSPSSFLSGTNPDAFLAELLRELRDDRASYGVKVLLLSPLCEYPTLLCSSESVGEETALDLMSVFTQCPPRSSQFRCHLIVALTSVLVCSSCVSNRSRASLDFIDLLLQICQDTSDLDGDGTQRCNRATACDCLFEIEASCPGLLSQHLELLAGLRQQETSWLHQAYAGLQILVLRNAVYQLTKQTGAGAAHLKALLDGNTSVAWEADQEAFHMVTKDSAIQSSLILGPMGRVPTLHTGPDCKELRSVLSSLLEESYLLTPLCQAALFRRLTEVVAMVPGIPPTIFRAQLLRLLGTNEICLLHVTLLMKCAFTDSLFSAEDEAFLLKRLVVLSQHPLLSTPEKLFYMDCILHFPENRPINCGDSDEALPVLLTPQLASALLPTVFNDSATLLARLHLQALGFLEEGEEEGRGLAYIYDHLTALLHIVERGGSRDIVVTFFRAAFLFLFYFQQVEGYSARLSEQLCQLYLQHTKLAPHILNLVDKTLERLPECNWALGLLQGLQRVISTAPLGQLTLRDLSCHLKVLARVAEEGKISQCSTLGFLSAIITQSSSLLCTSGDWRLGNGVLGVCRRVLLHPSLDSLLIPLADILQHLTCYYGDTDIQDHARLYYTLLTTLSREKLSVMLAHSAAEGGGQVKKRTLSCVMAESEGLTNILTVHQTEQPVFQLTEALSGLQQEMENLQLSQDEGDKALESYRAQFSESGFASQIMLKYHLTHTEPHDSRFEQIFSICLHFSLTDDHYEQLQDISVPCLFRQRPPPVVQLTLKPRRPYPTTIHVSAIFTSKDGLTWHTTMPDVHVEFQQAFLPLPVPLSWSRSSRQDVFEGLWDEFCSEMSDCIISLFCCQLREAALKALVEKHFLPFLVSDLSQEDELRVLLFLPPRSHVLLKISSVEDATQFNMATDTRQLLPHMNSYLLTVTSSQDESVR from the exons ATGGCGTCTAAGTGGACGGAGAGGATTAGTGCTTTCTGCTGCAGTCCAAGCAGCTTCCTGTCAGGGACAAACCCGGACGCCTTCCTGGCAGAGCTGCTCCGGGAGCTGCGGGATGACAGGGCCAGCTATGGAGTCAAG GTCCTCCTGTTGTCTCCTCTCTGTGAGTATCCGACCCTGCTGTGTTCCTCAGAATCTGTTGGCGAGGAAACAGCCTTGGATCTTATGTCGGTGTTCACCCAGTGTCCTCCCAGGTCCAGTCAGTTTCGCTGCCACCTTATTGTGGCCCTCACCAGCGTCCTTGTCTGCTCCTCTTGTGTGAGTAACCGCTCCCGTGCTTCCCTGGACTTTATTGACTTGCTCCTTCAGATATGCCAGGACACCAGCGACCTTGATGGCGATGGCACACAGCGCTGCAACCGGGCCACGGCCTGTGACTGCCTGTTTGAGATAGAGGCCAGCTGCCCCGGACTTCTCTCTCAACACCTCGAGCTCTTGGCTGGGCTACGGCAGCAGGAGACCTCCTGGCTCCATCAGGCCTATGCAGGCCTGCAGATTCTGGTGTTGAGAAATGCTGTTTATCAGCTCACTAAGCAAACAGGAGCAGGTGCTGCACATCTTAAAGCTCTGTTAGATGGAAATACCTCTGTTGCATGGGAGGCAGACCAGGAAGCCTTCCACATGGTCACCAAGGACTCAGCCATACAGTCGTCCCTCATCCTGGGACCAATGGGCCGAGTGCCGACCCTTCACACCGGACCTGACTGTAAGGAGTTGCGATCCGTCCTCTCCTCCCTGCTAGAGGAGTCCTACCTCCTCACCCCTCTGTGTCAGGCTGCACTTTTCCGCAGACTGACCGAAGTGGTTGCCATGGTGCCCGGGATCCCTCCAACTATATTCAGAGCTCAGCTGCTGCGACTGCTGGGAACCAATGAG ATTTGCCTTCTCCATGTCACCCTGCTGATGAAGTGTGCCTTCACCGACAGCCTCTTTAGTGCAGAAGACGAAGCTTTCCTCCTGAAGCGGCTGGTAGTTCTCTCCCAGCACCCACTCCTCAGCACACCTGAGAAGCTCTTCTACATGGACTGCATCCTGCACTTTCCAGAGAACCGTCCAATCAACTGCGGTGACAGTGATGAGGCccttcctgtgctgctgacccCCCAGCTGGCCTCGGCCTTGCTGCCTACAGTGTTTAACGACAGCGCCACCCTGCTGGctcgactccacctgcaggctCTGGGCTTCctggaggagggggaggaggagggccGGGGGCTTGCCTACATCTATGACCACCTCACTGCACTGCTGCATATTGTGGAAAGGGGAGGCAGCAGAGATATTGTGGTGACCTTTTTCAGAGCTGCCTTCctcttcctgttttattttcaacaggTGGAGGGGTACTCTGCTCGCCTGAGTGAGCAGCTCTGTCAGCTTTACCTCCAACACACCAAGCTGGCTCCGCACATCCTCAACCTGGTCGACAAGACTCTGGAGAGGTTACCAGAGTGTAACTGGGCCTTGGGGCTCCTGCAGGGCCTCCAGAGAGTGATAAGCACGGCCCCATTGGGCCAGCTCACCCTACGAGACCTTAGCTGCCACCTTAAGGTGCTGGCTCGGGTGGCGGAGGAAGGAAAAATCTCTCAGTGCAGCACCCTCGGCTTTCTGTCCGCCATCATCACCCAATCCTCCTCCTTGCTGTGCACCAGCGGCGACTGGCGGTTGGGAAACGGTGTGCTGGGAGTTTGCCGCCGTGTGCTCCTGCATCCCAGTCTGGACTCTCTGCTTATTCCTTTGGCGGACATTCTGCAGCACCTTACTTGTTACTATGGTGACACGGATATCCAGGACCACGCCCGCCTCTACTACACCCTCCTCACGACGTTGTCCCGGGAGAAGCTGTCTGTGATGCTGGCGCATAGTGCAGCAGAGGGCGGGGGTCAGGTCAAGAAGCGAACACTGTCCTGCGTCATGGCGGAGAGCGAAGGGCTGACAAACATACTGACCGTCCACCAGACAGAGCAACCCGTATTCCAGCTGACCGAGGCTCTGTCAGGGCTACAGCAAGAGATGGAAAACCTGCAGCTGAGTCAGGATGAGGGAGACAAAGCTCTGGAAAGTTACAGAGCTCAGTTCAGTGAGTCCGGCTTTGCTTCACAGATCATGTTGAAGTACCACCTGACTCACACGGAGCCCCATGACTCTCGCTTTGAGCAGATCTTCAGCATCTGCCTCCACTTCAGCCTCACCGACGATCACTACGAACAGCTGCAGGACATCAGTGTCCCCTGCCTCTTCAGACAGAGACCACCGCCTGTGGTGCAGCTGACACTGAAGCCCAGACGGCCTTACCCAACCACCATCCATGTCAGCGCCATCTTCACCTCCAAAGATGGGCTTACCTGGCACACTACTATGCCGGATGTCCATGTGGAATTCCAGCAGGCCTTCCTGCCTCTGCCTGTACCCCTAAGCTGGAGCAGATCCAGTAGACAGGATGTGTTTGAGGGACTGTGGGATGAGTTCTGCTCTGAGATGAGTGACTGTATAATCAGTCTGTTCTGCTGCCAGCTGAGGGAAGCTGCCCTGAAAGCTCTGGTGGAAAAACACTTCCTTCCCTTCCTCGTGTCCGACCTGTCCCAGGAGGACGAGCTCAGGGTGCTCCTCTTTCTCCCGCCACGGTCTCACGTACTGCTGAAGATCAGCTCTGTGGAGGACGCCACGCAGTTCAACATGGCCACTGATACCCGTCAGCTGCTGCCTCACATGAACTCTTACCTGCTGACAGTCACTTCTTCACAGGACGAGTCTGTCAGATGA